Proteins encoded within one genomic window of Lactococcus garvieae:
- a CDS encoding ABC transporter ATP-binding protein — protein sequence MKKALEIKNLKKVYDSGTEALKGIDLVVEEGDFYALLGPNGAGKSTTIGIITSLVNKTSGTVKVFDYDIDKNLVQAKQQLGLVPQEFNFNQFETVQQILVNQAGYYGVPRKEALIRSEKYLTQLELWDKRNDRAGRLSGGMKRRLMIARALMHEPKLLILDEPTAGVDIDVRRSMWEFLAQLNASGTTIILTTHYLEEAEMLCRNIGIIQSGQVIEDTSMKNLLSKLQSETFILDIKTNGAIPQLKGYEMNLVDSQTLELKIQRNQGINAAFEQLTEQGVQVLSMRNKSNRLEELFVKLTHEEEKENV from the coding sequence ATGAAAAAAGCACTTGAAATAAAAAATTTAAAAAAAGTCTATGACTCAGGTACAGAAGCACTTAAAGGAATTGATTTAGTCGTTGAAGAAGGTGATTTTTATGCCTTACTTGGCCCAAATGGAGCTGGGAAATCTACAACTATTGGAATTATTACCTCGCTGGTCAATAAAACTTCGGGAACGGTTAAAGTTTTCGACTATGATATCGATAAAAATCTGGTCCAAGCCAAGCAACAACTTGGACTTGTACCTCAAGAATTCAACTTCAATCAGTTTGAAACTGTGCAACAAATCTTGGTGAACCAAGCAGGATATTATGGGGTTCCACGCAAAGAAGCACTTATCCGTTCAGAAAAATACCTGACACAGTTAGAACTCTGGGATAAACGGAATGACCGCGCGGGACGTCTTTCAGGTGGGATGAAACGCCGCTTGATGATTGCGCGTGCGCTCATGCATGAACCAAAACTCTTGATTTTAGATGAGCCGACAGCTGGTGTGGATATTGATGTCCGTCGTTCAATGTGGGAATTTCTTGCGCAGTTGAACGCTTCAGGCACAACGATTATCCTAACCACACACTATCTAGAAGAAGCCGAGATGCTTTGTCGAAATATCGGTATTATCCAGTCCGGACAAGTCATTGAAGATACCAGCATGAAAAATCTCTTGTCAAAATTACAATCAGAGACTTTTATATTGGACATCAAGACAAATGGTGCTATACCGCAGCTTAAAGGCTATGAAATGAACTTGGTTGATTCACAAACGCTGGAATTGAAAATCCAACGCAATCAAGGTATAAATGCAGCTTTTGAACAACTGACAGAACAGGGTGTTCAAGTTCTTTCTATGCGTAATAAATCCAATCGTCTAGAAGAACTTTTTGTTAAGCTTACCCATGAAGAGGAGAAAGAAAATGTTTAA
- a CDS encoding ABC transporter permease encodes MFKLYWTAGKSLAIKEVTRFMRIWVQTLVPPVITTTLYFIIFGKMIGSRIGDMHGFSYMQFIVPGLIMMSVITSSYANVSSSFFSQKFQKNIEELLVAPVPTHVIILGFVAGGSLRGIFVGTLVTIISLLFVPLVVNSWIVIIVTLLLTAFLFSLAGLLNGVFARSFDDVSIVPTFVLQPLTYLGGVFYAISMLPPIWQDISKVNPIVYMISGFRYGFLGIQDVALWISLLVLLGFVIVLYAVCYYFIERGRGLRS; translated from the coding sequence ATGTTTAAACTCTACTGGACAGCAGGTAAATCCCTTGCTATCAAAGAGGTCACACGCTTCATGCGTATTTGGGTGCAGACTTTGGTACCACCTGTGATCACAACAACGCTCTATTTCATCATCTTTGGGAAGATGATTGGCTCACGTATCGGAGATATGCATGGTTTTTCATATATGCAATTTATTGTCCCTGGTTTGATTATGATGTCCGTCATCACGAGCTCATATGCGAATGTTTCATCAAGTTTCTTTTCACAAAAATTCCAAAAAAATATCGAGGAACTGCTGGTTGCACCAGTACCGACTCATGTGATTATTTTAGGCTTTGTGGCGGGTGGTAGTTTGCGTGGGATTTTTGTGGGGACTTTAGTTACGATTATTTCCCTCCTTTTTGTACCCTTGGTGGTGAATTCTTGGATTGTTATTATTGTTACTTTGCTCCTCACTGCCTTCCTTTTTTCATTGGCTGGTTTGCTGAATGGTGTATTTGCAAGATCATTCGATGATGTATCGATTGTCCCTACCTTTGTTTTACAGCCTTTAACTTATCTCGGTGGAGTATTCTATGCTATTTCCATGCTGCCTCCTATTTGGCAAGACATTTCGAAAGTGAATCCGATTGTTTATATGATTTCAGGCTTCCGCTATGGTTTCTTGGGCATTCAGGATGTTGCGCTATGGATTAGTTTACTCGTCCTTTTAGGCTTTGTGATTGTCCTTTATGCGGTATGTTATTATTTCATTGAACGTGGACGAGGTTTAAGATCGTAA
- the rsmA gene encoding 16S rRNA (adenine(1518)-N(6)/adenine(1519)-N(6))-dimethyltransferase RsmA, with protein sequence MTISNIDRISNVIRTQDILRRHDFNFKKKFGQNFLTDHNILTKITATAELSDQVNVIEIGPGIGSLTQYLLEEAAEVMAFEIDKTLIPILEETLAPYDNFQLVNADVLKVDMHEHIKNFKNPNLPIKVVANLPYYITTPILMHLIESKIPFTEFVVMMQKEVADRIAAKPSTKAYGSLSIAVQYYMEAQVAFTVPRTVFVPAPNVDSAILKMTRREQPLVAVKDEDFFFKTMHSTFVHRRKTLMNNLQSAFGKDKKPQITELLAEAEISPTIRAEALSIPEFARLADALLPLKEG encoded by the coding sequence ATGACAATTTCAAACATCGATCGTATTTCAAATGTGATCCGTACGCAGGATATTCTGCGTCGGCACGACTTTAACTTTAAGAAAAAATTTGGTCAAAACTTTCTGACAGACCATAATATTTTAACCAAAATTACCGCAACAGCAGAACTCTCAGACCAAGTAAATGTGATTGAGATTGGACCAGGTATTGGTTCCCTGACCCAGTATTTACTTGAAGAGGCAGCGGAAGTCATGGCTTTTGAAATTGACAAGACCTTGATTCCCATCTTAGAAGAAACTTTGGCCCCTTATGATAATTTTCAGCTGGTGAATGCAGATGTCTTGAAAGTAGATATGCATGAGCATATTAAGAATTTCAAAAATCCCAACTTACCGATTAAGGTAGTTGCTAATCTTCCTTATTACATCACAACACCGATTTTGATGCACTTGATTGAATCTAAAATTCCTTTTACAGAATTTGTGGTAATGATGCAAAAAGAAGTTGCCGATCGTATTGCGGCTAAGCCAAGCACTAAAGCTTATGGTTCACTTTCGATTGCGGTTCAATACTATATGGAAGCACAGGTTGCCTTTACCGTTCCTCGTACTGTTTTTGTACCTGCGCCGAATGTTGACTCAGCCATCTTGAAAATGACACGACGTGAGCAACCGTTGGTTGCTGTCAAAGATGAAGATTTCTTCTTCAAAACAATGCACAGCACGTTTGTACACCGCCGCAAGACCTTGATGAACAATTTGCAGTCTGCTTTTGGTAAAGACAAGAAACCACAAATTACGGAACTTTTGGCTGAAGCTGAAATATCACCAACGATACGGGCGGAGGCACTTTCAATCCCTGAATTTGCCCGCTTAGCAGATGCTCTACTCCCTTTGAAAGAAGGATAA
- a CDS encoding uracil-DNA glycosylase family protein, with translation MDKLPEIFQAIKDDPQNESYTAKGIDPLYSVHKEAKILIVGQAPGLRAQESRLFWNDPSGERLRDWMGISYEEFYSSKKLAILPMDFYFPGKGKSGDLPPRKDFAEKWHKLLIEEMPELELILLIGSYAIPYYLDLPKNIRTTDIIHDFRKYLPRYFPLVHPSPRNNIWLRKNPWFELEVIPELKMRVKKLLG, from the coding sequence ATGGATAAGCTGCCAGAAATTTTTCAAGCCATAAAAGATGACCCGCAAAATGAAAGCTATACGGCAAAAGGTATTGATCCCCTTTATTCTGTACATAAAGAGGCAAAAATCCTTATCGTAGGGCAGGCACCCGGTCTGCGTGCGCAAGAAAGTCGTCTTTTTTGGAATGATCCCTCAGGGGAAAGACTCCGTGATTGGATGGGGATTTCTTATGAGGAATTTTACAGCTCCAAGAAACTGGCGATTTTACCTATGGATTTTTATTTTCCAGGTAAAGGAAAATCAGGGGATCTGCCGCCACGTAAAGATTTTGCTGAAAAATGGCATAAGTTATTGATTGAGGAAATGCCAGAACTTGAACTGATTCTTCTGATTGGTTCTTATGCTATACCTTACTATTTAGACTTGCCGAAAAATATACGGACGACAGATATTATTCATGATTTTCGAAAATACTTACCTCGATATTTTCCTCTTGTACATCCTTCGCCACGTAATAATATTTGGTTACGTAAGAACCCCTGGTTTGAACTGGAAGTAATTCCTGAATTAAAAATGAGAGTCAAAAAACTCCTAGGTTAG
- a CDS encoding GNAT family N-acetyltransferase — translation MQIKQTRDTMSEIYCDALRIRNTVFVKEQGVPFELEVGSPIDEAHSVHFVGYENGEALATVRLLVDSDDKTKAVVQRMAVLKEVRGKGYANLLMQSLLDFAQGAGITLLTLHAQLSAKGLYDKFGFEAQGEVFEEAGIDHITMIYDKLA, via the coding sequence ATGCAAATTAAGCAAACCCGTGATACCATGTCTGAAATTTACTGTGACGCGCTGCGCATTCGTAATACAGTTTTTGTTAAGGAACAAGGTGTTCCTTTTGAACTTGAAGTTGGAAGCCCGATCGATGAGGCACACTCGGTGCATTTTGTCGGTTATGAAAACGGCGAGGCTCTGGCCACTGTACGCCTGTTGGTGGACTCTGACGACAAGACCAAAGCTGTTGTTCAGCGTATGGCTGTCTTAAAAGAAGTGCGTGGCAAGGGCTATGCAAATCTCCTGATGCAAAGTCTGCTTGACTTTGCACAGGGCGCAGGCATTACCCTTCTTACCCTCCATGCGCAGCTGAGTGCCAAAGGTCTCTATGATAAGTTTGGCTTTGAAGCGCAAGGTGAAGTTTTTGAAGAAGCAGGGATTGATCATATCACAATGATTTATGATAAACTTGCTTAA
- a CDS encoding AI-2E family transporter has product MFKNSKLFFWTIEFLAVALLIFMLMQLDFLFQPVKTLLALLFIPFIIAGFLYYIFKPVVTFIETRWKVKRFFAILIVLISLFGIVIWSIASIIPNIVSQLTSLINASTKAFPEFRDWIESLQNDPRFSTFYHQLDVNGMISNINLSYTDILNNLLKNLTGSLGSIVSIISSVVMVAILVPILLYYMLKDGEKLLPSLKRTIFREDPLGFVELLEKMNATISRYISGVALDSLLVFIFVFVGYMIFGIPYAFLFASFSAITNLIPYAGPYIGVLPVIFTLAFTQPWTAVLAVAYVLILQQIDGNLVYPKIVGNAVKVHPVTVMILMLVSGSLYGILGMIVAVPVYSLVKELMKFLGGLWNNHREQQKKKLFQND; this is encoded by the coding sequence ATGTTTAAAAATAGCAAACTATTTTTCTGGACAATTGAATTTTTAGCAGTGGCGTTGCTTATTTTTATGCTTATGCAACTGGACTTCCTTTTCCAACCTGTCAAGACACTATTGGCTTTACTCTTCATTCCCTTTATTATAGCTGGATTCCTTTATTATATTTTTAAGCCAGTAGTTACTTTTATAGAAACACGCTGGAAGGTCAAACGTTTTTTTGCAATCTTGATTGTTTTAATCAGCTTATTTGGTATTGTGATATGGAGCATCGCTTCAATTATACCGAATATTGTTTCACAGCTGACCAGCTTGATTAATGCAAGTACAAAAGCCTTTCCAGAGTTTCGTGACTGGATTGAATCTTTACAAAATGACCCACGCTTTTCTACTTTTTACCATCAGCTGGATGTGAATGGTATGATTAGTAATATCAACCTGTCTTATACAGACATTTTGAATAATCTTCTTAAAAATCTAACGGGCAGTCTAGGAAGTATCGTAAGTATTATTTCATCAGTAGTCATGGTGGCTATTTTAGTACCTATCCTGCTTTATTATATGCTTAAAGATGGTGAAAAGTTGTTGCCTTCTTTGAAACGTACAATTTTTAGAGAAGATCCACTTGGTTTCGTTGAACTTTTAGAAAAGATGAATGCAACAATTTCGCGTTATATTTCGGGTGTTGCATTGGATTCGCTTTTGGTCTTTATCTTTGTCTTTGTGGGCTACATGATTTTTGGGATTCCTTACGCTTTCTTGTTCGCAAGCTTCTCAGCGATTACAAACTTGATTCCCTATGCGGGCCCATATATTGGTGTTTTACCTGTCATCTTCACTTTAGCATTCACACAGCCCTGGACAGCAGTATTAGCAGTAGCTTATGTGTTGATTCTTCAACAAATTGACGGAAATCTTGTTTATCCCAAAATTGTGGGGAATGCGGTCAAAGTTCACCCCGTAACGGTTATGATTCTCATGTTAGTATCTGGTAGCCTCTATGGGATTCTAGGGATGATTGTTGCTGTCCCCGTTTATTCGCTCGTCAAAGAACTTATGAAATTTCTTGGAGGCTTATGGAACAACCATCGTGAACAACAAAAGAAAAAATTATTTCAAAATGATTAA
- a CDS encoding hemolysin family protein, translated as MAHPDPESTSVILQILLLVFLTALNAFFSASEMALVSLSRSRVEQKASEGDESYQYLLGVIDNPTHFLSTVQVGITFLNIVAGASLADTLAAQLAPLFGDTSFAQTLSKIIILVILTFFTIVFGELFPKRIAQALKEKAALKMVRPLMAVGVVLKPFIWLLTITINGLARVFPIKFDSSDDDMTRDEIEYLVHTDETALDDSEREMITGVFSLDELVAREIMVPRTDAFMIDINDNPRENIEKMLSESYSRVPVYDDDKDNILGIIHTKRILARGFADGFDNIDFREMLQEPLFVPETVFVDDLMLQMRNSQNQMAILLNEYGGVEGIVTLEDLIEEIVGEIEDEKDIAEAEVHKLSENMYVIQGKMTINDFNDEFGTHLINNDVDTMAGFFLSETGQIPEKGQQVMCKIDKEEDHFSLTSLEVDGNRILKLRVEFDIELPE; from the coding sequence ATGGCACACCCTGACCCCGAGAGCACCTCGGTAATTTTACAGATTTTATTACTTGTTTTTCTTACAGCTTTGAATGCATTTTTCTCAGCAAGTGAGATGGCACTCGTTTCTTTATCACGTTCACGTGTAGAACAAAAGGCGAGCGAAGGCGATGAAAGTTATCAATACTTACTTGGTGTAATTGATAACCCCACACATTTCTTGTCAACAGTTCAAGTCGGAATAACCTTCCTGAATATCGTGGCTGGGGCAAGTTTAGCGGATACTTTAGCTGCTCAACTGGCACCCTTGTTTGGGGATACAAGTTTTGCACAAACATTGAGTAAAATCATTATCTTGGTTATTTTGACTTTCTTTACGATTGTCTTTGGGGAACTTTTCCCTAAACGTATTGCTCAAGCCCTTAAAGAAAAGGCTGCTTTGAAGATGGTTCGACCATTGATGGCTGTCGGTGTTGTATTGAAGCCCTTCATTTGGCTTTTGACAATTACTATCAATGGCTTGGCGAGAGTTTTCCCTATCAAATTTGATAGCAGTGACGACGATATGACACGTGATGAAATCGAGTATCTTGTTCACACAGACGAAACCGCTTTGGATGATTCAGAACGTGAGATGATTACCGGGGTTTTCAGTCTTGATGAGCTTGTTGCACGTGAAATTATGGTTCCTCGTACAGATGCTTTCATGATTGATATTAATGATAATCCACGAGAAAATATCGAGAAAATGCTGAGTGAGTCTTATTCACGTGTACCTGTATACGATGATGACAAAGACAATATCTTAGGGATTATTCATACTAAACGTATTTTGGCGCGTGGTTTTGCGGATGGCTTTGACAATATTGACTTCCGTGAAATGCTCCAAGAACCTTTGTTTGTACCAGAAACGGTATTCGTAGACGACTTGATGCTACAGATGCGTAACTCCCAAAATCAAATGGCTATTTTGTTAAATGAGTACGGTGGAGTCGAAGGGATTGTTACCCTCGAGGACTTAATCGAAGAAATTGTCGGTGAGATTGAAGACGAAAAAGACATCGCCGAAGCGGAAGTTCACAAGCTTAGCGAAAACATGTATGTTATCCAAGGTAAAATGACCATCAACGATTTCAATGATGAATTTGGTACGCATCTCATAAATAATGATGTAGATACCATGGCTGGCTTCTTCCTTTCCGAAACGGGCCAGATCCCTGAAAAAGGGCAGCAAGTTATGTGTAAAATTGATAAGGAAGAAGATCACTTCTCTCTTACCAGTCTAGAAGTAGATGGCAACCGAATATTGAAACTTCGTGTGGAATTTGATATCGAACTTCCCGAATAA
- a CDS encoding DHA2 family efflux MFS transporter permease subunit, giving the protein MKKKEHLAIVIAIFIATFMTSVEVTIVTTAMPTIISQLKGLELQSWVFAIYLLISAIATPIYGKLADNFGRKNIFIFGLVSFVIGSVLCGFAPNMFILIVFRAVQGIGAGAVMPLTFTIIADLFDFEERAKIMALNNTAWAISALVGPLLGGWIVDTLGWHWVFFINVPLGLITILLTVFGYKDVHAKTAKQPMDWLGIASLSVLLVSLLLMFQEMSATVINWMMEALLLFLIIAASTVFLRTEKKAADPLFNLEMFKNRTFTVQILISMLLSGCLIAFNIYFPIWLQAIYRVPAFVAGLALTPTSLFWMITSFFVGFLLRHFAPKRLYTVLVGLLVLVYIPLVISSVTFPIEGFYVISAFTGSVMGVILSTTTLLAQKMVPAEMVGQASSLIVLGRTLGQAMMTGILGLAFSLGINSGLSKFPEVNFTNVNEFISTASNVVIPEKIHGQLEQIVLGALHNVFFLVLLLCVVTFVVNMFDDGKLKA; this is encoded by the coding sequence ATGAAAAAGAAAGAGCATTTGGCTATTGTTATAGCTATTTTTATTGCGACATTTATGACATCTGTTGAGGTAACCATTGTCACGACAGCCATGCCGACGATTATTTCTCAGCTGAAAGGGCTAGAGCTGCAAAGCTGGGTCTTCGCTATTTATTTGCTTATCTCCGCTATTGCAACGCCTATCTATGGAAAGCTCGCAGATAATTTTGGACGAAAGAATATCTTTATTTTTGGACTTGTTTCTTTTGTAATTGGGTCTGTACTTTGTGGTTTTGCACCAAATATGTTTATATTGATAGTTTTTCGGGCAGTTCAGGGTATAGGTGCAGGAGCAGTCATGCCTCTAACTTTTACTATCATTGCCGACTTGTTTGACTTTGAAGAACGTGCAAAAATTATGGCACTTAATAATACAGCTTGGGCCATATCTGCCCTAGTCGGGCCACTCTTAGGGGGGTGGATTGTCGATACGCTTGGCTGGCATTGGGTCTTCTTTATCAATGTTCCTTTAGGTTTGATTACCATTTTACTGACGGTCTTTGGCTATAAAGATGTGCACGCAAAAACAGCAAAGCAACCGATGGACTGGCTCGGTATTGCCTCACTGTCTGTTTTACTCGTTTCTTTACTACTGATGTTTCAAGAGATGTCCGCCACTGTGATCAATTGGATGATGGAAGCTCTCCTCTTATTCTTGATTATTGCTGCAAGTACCGTTTTCCTTCGTACGGAAAAGAAAGCTGCTGACCCTCTTTTTAATTTAGAAATGTTTAAAAATCGTACGTTTACCGTTCAAATCCTTATTTCAATGTTGTTAAGTGGCTGTTTAATTGCTTTTAATATCTATTTCCCAATATGGCTCCAAGCTATTTACCGTGTACCTGCCTTTGTTGCTGGGCTTGCCTTAACGCCTACATCATTATTTTGGATGATTACAAGCTTTTTTGTGGGTTTCCTCTTGCGACATTTCGCTCCCAAACGACTATACACTGTTTTGGTAGGTCTTCTCGTTCTTGTATATATTCCTTTGGTAATATCTAGTGTGACTTTTCCTATTGAAGGTTTCTATGTTATTTCTGCTTTCACAGGAAGTGTTATGGGTGTTATTCTTTCAACTACGACACTTTTGGCACAAAAAATGGTTCCTGCTGAAATGGTAGGACAAGCCAGCTCTCTCATCGTCCTCGGAAGAACCTTGGGCCAAGCGATGATGACGGGCATTTTAGGCTTAGCTTTCTCTCTAGGTATCAACTCAGGACTGAGTAAATTTCCAGAAGTGAATTTTACCAATGTCAATGAATTTATCAGTACAGCTTCAAATGTCGTTATTCCTGAAAAAATCCATGGACAGTTAGAACAAATAGTGCTCGGTGCATTGCATAATGTCTTCTTTTTGGTCTTGTTATTATGTGTGGTTACATTTGTTGTAAATATGTTTGATGATGGGAAGCTAAAAGCTTAA
- the pflA gene encoding pyruvate formate-lyase-activating protein, whose product MTDINIEEAKKVTGVIHSTESFGSVDGPGVRFIVFMQGCQMRCKYCHNPDTWALKNAKATTRRVEDVMEEALRFRGFWGEKGGITVSGGEAMLQIDFVIALFQYAKSLGIHTTLDTSARPYKTDDYITSRIDELLEVTDLVLLDLKEIDSKRHKALTGHPNENILEFARYLSDNGQAMWIRHVLVPGETDIDEDLEKLGEFVKTLDNVLKFEILPYHTMGEFKWRELGWKYPLAGVKPPTKDRVSNAKSIMGTETYQDYLERIR is encoded by the coding sequence ATGACTGATATAAATATTGAAGAAGCAAAAAAAGTAACAGGCGTGATTCACTCTACAGAGTCATTCGGTTCTGTAGACGGACCTGGAGTACGTTTCATTGTCTTTATGCAAGGTTGCCAAATGCGTTGCAAATATTGTCATAATCCCGATACTTGGGCCTTGAAAAATGCCAAGGCAACGACCCGAAGAGTTGAAGATGTTATGGAAGAAGCTTTGCGTTTCCGTGGCTTCTGGGGTGAAAAAGGGGGGATTACAGTATCTGGTGGTGAAGCCATGCTGCAGATTGACTTTGTTATTGCCCTTTTCCAATATGCTAAAAGTTTAGGGATTCATACAACTTTGGATACTTCAGCGCGTCCTTATAAAACGGATGATTATATCACTTCCCGTATTGACGAATTGCTTGAAGTTACTGACCTTGTTTTGCTTGACTTGAAAGAGATTGATTCAAAACGTCATAAAGCTTTGACTGGTCATCCTAACGAAAACATCCTCGAATTTGCACGTTACCTTTCTGATAATGGTCAAGCGATGTGGATTCGTCATGTTCTGGTTCCGGGAGAAACAGACATAGACGAAGACCTAGAAAAGCTGGGGGAATTTGTTAAAACTTTGGATAATGTTTTGAAATTCGAAATCCTTCCTTATCATACGATGGGCGAGTTTAAATGGCGTGAACTGGGATGGAAATACCCACTGGCAGGAGTAAAACCCCCAACAAAAGATCGTGTCTCAAATGCTAAATCAATCATGGGCACAGAAACTTACCAAGATTATTTAGAAAGAATCAGATAA
- a CDS encoding manganese-dependent inorganic pyrophosphatase has protein sequence MSDKIFVFGHQKPDTDAIASSYGFSYLSNNRPVGALNTECVALGTPNEETQFALDYFGVEAPRVVTSAAEEGVDTVILTDHNEFQQSISDIADVNIFGVVDHHRVANFNTASPLFMTIEPVGSASSIVYRKFLEAGVEIPREIAGLLLSGLISDTLLLKSPTTHATDHKVAEELAKIAGVDLQEYGMAMLKAGTNLDDKSADELIDIDAKTFELNGSRIRIAQVNTVEIQDVLARLHDVKVAIKKAMEVEHYDDFVFMITDIVNSNSEIVEIGSHKDKVEAAFHFTLEDDHAFLAGAVSRKKQVVPQLTEEFNK, from the coding sequence ATGTCGGATAAAATTTTCGTCTTTGGTCATCAAAAACCAGACACAGACGCAATCGCATCATCTTATGGTTTTTCATACTTGAGCAATAATCGCCCAGTTGGCGCTTTGAATACAGAATGTGTAGCTTTAGGCACACCAAATGAAGAAACACAATTTGCCTTAGATTACTTTGGAGTGGAAGCGCCACGTGTGGTAACTTCGGCGGCTGAAGAAGGCGTAGATACAGTTATCCTAACTGACCACAACGAGTTCCAACAATCAATTTCAGATATTGCGGATGTAAATATCTTTGGTGTGGTGGATCATCACCGTGTTGCTAACTTCAACACAGCTTCACCATTATTCATGACAATTGAGCCTGTGGGTTCAGCTTCATCGATTGTCTACCGTAAGTTTCTTGAAGCAGGAGTAGAGATTCCCCGTGAAATTGCTGGTCTCTTACTCTCAGGTTTGATCTCAGATACATTGCTTTTGAAATCACCAACAACACACGCAACTGACCATAAAGTTGCAGAAGAATTGGCTAAAATTGCTGGTGTAGATCTTCAAGAATACGGTATGGCTATGTTGAAAGCTGGTACTAACTTGGATGATAAATCAGCAGATGAACTCATCGATATTGATGCGAAAACATTTGAACTTAATGGTAGTCGCATCCGTATCGCTCAAGTAAATACAGTTGAAATCCAAGATGTACTTGCTCGCTTACATGATGTCAAAGTTGCCATCAAGAAAGCAATGGAAGTTGAACATTATGATGACTTTGTCTTCATGATTACAGATATCGTTAATTCTAACTCAGAAATTGTCGAAATCGGTAGCCACAAAGACAAAGTTGAAGCAGCTTTCCACTTTACGCTTGAAGACGACCATGCTTTCTTGGCTGGTGCTGTTTCACGTAAGAAGCAAGTTGTTCCACAACTGACTGAAGAGTTTAACAAATAA
- a CDS encoding DUF1803 domain-containing protein, whose translation MPIRVFNENRLTRQPFFLSLINYLELQEDVTLRQIHKEFEQVKNLDRQIDSFIAAGFIWRKDKRYGNNFKVFADEDFDLVLTQEEPAAYRYEEPFFIAKGSQLEKRLDESITQQELKNQTNAIELHFSSRYDLSTDSLFNYFYKVANNLPLTVLEQEVYQIMGDVDQEYALKYMTSFLLKFTRKDIVKARPDIFIRALQKYGYIEAVSEKEFKSLLKFDEETQIREVTFDQAQDFIAAQIQQTKVLNNFISIGG comes from the coding sequence ATGCCTATTCGCGTTTTTAATGAAAATAGGCTGACACGTCAGCCTTTTTTCTTAAGCTTGATTAATTATTTGGAGCTACAGGAAGATGTAACCCTGCGTCAGATTCATAAGGAGTTTGAGCAGGTCAAAAATTTAGATCGTCAAATAGACAGTTTTATTGCAGCAGGTTTTATCTGGCGTAAAGATAAACGTTATGGCAATAATTTTAAGGTATTTGCTGATGAGGATTTTGACTTGGTTTTGACCCAAGAAGAGCCAGCTGCCTACCGCTATGAAGAACCTTTCTTTATTGCAAAAGGGAGTCAACTGGAAAAAAGGCTTGACGAGTCAATTACCCAGCAGGAACTAAAAAATCAGACCAATGCGATTGAGTTACATTTTTCTAGCCGATATGATTTGTCTACCGATAGCTTGTTTAATTATTTTTATAAGGTGGCCAATAATTTGCCATTGACAGTGCTTGAGCAAGAAGTCTATCAAATTATGGGCGATGTTGACCAAGAATATGCTCTGAAATATATGACGAGTTTCTTGCTTAAATTTACGCGTAAGGACATCGTCAAAGCTCGTCCAGATATTTTTATTAGAGCTTTACAAAAGTATGGCTACATTGAAGCAGTAAGTGAGAAAGAATTTAAGTCTCTTCTTAAGTTCGATGAGGAAACTCAAATTAGAGAGGTCACCTTTGACCAAGCTCAAGACTTCATTGCTGCTCAAATTCAACAAACAAAGGTATTAAATAACTTTATTTCCATAGGAGGATAA